The following DNA comes from Camelina sativa cultivar DH55 chromosome 14, Cs, whole genome shotgun sequence.
GTTCCACGGTCTTCTTCAAAGTGTGAATGCTGCAAATTACAATGTCTTGTTGGTTTTGCCTGATGTGTACGACCCAAAAGAAGTGGCACTTCCTTATGTTAACTTTGCTTGGCGTTGGACAAGCCTAGTAGATGCAGGAGATCCTATTCCCAAACCCGATTTTTTCTCCCTGTTAGATGAAGGAGGAAGACGAGAGATTTTATGCGCAAACCTTTCTGAAGATGAGGTGTACAATGAAGACGACAGCGACGGCGAGGGGTTCGAGTACCACCACTAGCTAGCTGTGGCGGCTCGATCTACAATCATGTTTTATCAACCTTTTGATTTCAAAAGGGCTCTGGCTGGTTTTTGTGCTCACCAATAACTTgaagaaaatatgattaattcatatttgaagaaaatatgattaattcatatttgaagaaaatatgaaaatagaaCATTTTGCTTTCCAAATTAATTCATGCTCACCAAAAACTTGGAGTTCGCGGTTTTGATCTAGTGTGTGATATTATTAGAAGGTGTTTAGGTAGACTGACTAACCTAGCTGGTCTAATTAGAGTGTCTAATTTTGTGATATACTCTTATAGGTTAGTTACTTAGTTTCAGATGGCTACGAGCCTAGCTTGTTGACCTTTCAAACAAACTTAATCAACCAATGATGGATTGACCACAcacttttaaaactaaaatgattTATGTTGCcactggaaagaaaaaaaaatgtatatcgTTCATGCCTTTGCTTGTTCATCGTCGTCGTATGGTAAGTAATGTTTACCAAAGTTACTAAACAAGCCTCATCTACTTTGGCTGTGCATGTATTGTAATAAGGGGTAGAATCGTGATTTAGTAAACCATAGATGTAACCCTAAGATATATATCCTTTTAAGTTTCTCAATCTCCTCCGGTAGAGATAGAAAGCATGTCCAGATTAACGTACACCTGTAAGATATCTATATCTCTTGCTCTCCAAATTGATCGAATCTGATCGTGATCGTAATCTTAATCTTATTGTTTTAACATGCGTTCGCAGATGGTAACACACGCGTCTTCTGGGACGTGGAGGATTTCCCAGTCCCTAAGGGTCGCGATTTGTGTTCGTTTTATCGTAACGTCAAACGAGTTATTGACATCGAGGGTTATGTTGATCTTGAAACGTCAATCTATGCTTATGTTGGCGACAAAACTCCGGAAGAGCTGGGGCGATTTCGCATGGCCAAAATCTCGATCGTACACGAAACGGTTGAAAAATGTGCGAGACTCAATAAGATGCTATTGGACATGCTTCACTGGGCATTCAAGAATCCCACGGCCGATAGAGGAATTTTTATCGTAGTTTCCAAAGACATCCCAGACGAAAACACCGAGTTTTTCTATGTTCTTGAAGCTCTGACAGAAAGGGGTTACCATGTTTTCTTTACAGTGCTTGATGACTtgccactagaccaaatgccacCTACTACTGTTGCAGAATTGATATGGCGTTGGACAGAGCTGTTTGATGGCAAGTACCCTATCGAAGATTTTGGTGTGGATTCCGATACGTCATCAGAAGATAATTAACTACTAGTTCCTGGTCCTCAGAGAGTAGCTAGCTTCCTGTGTTTTAAATGCTACTTTGGTTTTGTGTCTAGAGACACATTATCATTCTAGCTTGACTCTtgaactctgttttgttttatgttcagATTGATTTACACTGTTTTAATGAAGCTCTATATATCTGATGCATTCTTGGATCCTTGATTGAAGGCACAAGAactgtttaattttataaatattagtagttgaagaaaatagaagaaattGAAATGCATTATATGTAAACAAGTAATCGAATCAGGCaacaaacattttaaatttggtAATACTTGCTGAAACAATGTTtgcaagaaaattaaatttgattagCTGGGAGCTTCAAATCGGATGTAATCATACATGATCCCTTGGAAAGGACTTGTGGACCTTGGCTGTGTGAGAAACAATGTATTCTCGCCTTCTACAAGCTTAGAGCCAGCCACTTCCACATTGAACAACCAGTACAATCCATGTATTCCATGTCTTGCTATCGAGTTGTCTCTCCCAATCAGTCCGCTTGTGAACAACGGGCTTGCAGTTGCATCGTTCACACGTATCTTCATCCCCAAGTTTCGAGTCAAGATTCCATTTCGTCagattgtttttgttgatgttaaaaaaatgtactaaaaGGACGACATGGATTGGTTAATATACACCTACTTGGAGTTCGGAAAAAGTAGCGGATGCAATGGCTACTCGTAAAGTATAGGAGTGACTCTGATCAATGTTTTTGAGTTCGAATTTAATTTGCCATGTTGTTCCTTGATATGTTTTGTTATCCTTTTTTCTAAGAAACGAAAATGTAACAATCTGGTTAGAGTGAAAAGTgtatatgaagaaaaataaatggtcAGGCCGGAGAGATGATGAGAAAGAACCTAGTAACTTGAGCGTAAAACCAGTCTTTTCTATAGTCGCTAGAGCCAACTACATATACCAAGTCTTTATCCGGATATAGTTCGGCGTATCTTTCCCATATTCCATATTGACGGAACCTGCAAGAGATTAGAAAATcagaaatcataaataaataaaaaaagcattTTAGTCAGTTTAGTTCATTCAGTAGTGTTTTAAGATTTGTATTTGTATGTATATCTCAAAACCTGTCAGGGTGATTTTGATAAAgtttgttgatatattttggaTTCGGATCAGGAACATAAAACTCTGCTGCGGATCGATCTGGAAAACCAATCTCCCATAACGTTTCTCCATTTCTTGGAGGTTGATATACAAGATCttccacatatatataacaacctGCACATATACTAGTATATTAACTACATATTATAttgtaaccaaaaacaaaacaatatgtATTGGGGAACTAATGAAAAGCAAGGAAAGAAGTAAAAGACCTTGGGTGATGGTGATAATATCATCGTATTTGTAGTCGCCGATAAAACCAGGAACCCATGCATAGAGATTGTATTGTCCTGGCCGTATTCCACTTATGTAAAAGAATCCTTCTTCATCTGTTCTTGTCCAAAATTGATAATCCTGCAAGAATCAAAAGAAATGTTCATAGATAAGTTATTTTGAATCAAAAAGATTTCCATTCCTACTTTTTtggatttctatcttgtactttTCAAAATCACCTTGCATTCTCTTTGCCATGAACCAGCAGCTCCAGGCACAGCCAAACCAACATACCCTCTATTGGCTGCAATGAAATCTTTATCTACATACCTTacaaacataaattattgtatGTTTTTAGATGATTCGTTAAGTGAAAGAGTGTGTCTAGTgcataaattttgataaattagtGTTAACAACcacaaaatatgatatatttgtcGTACTACTGACATAATAATGAATGAGGCTCACGTAGTAGTTTACCTGTCTTGAACGAGAAGTCTGCCAACAACATTACCACGTTGCTCTGCTTTCACATAATCATCTGAAGCTGGAAAACTGTAAGGCCAGCTTTCAGTTTCCACATTCATCTGAGAATGAAAATCTTATCAAATTAGGAAATgaatataataatgtttgatttgttAGTCtaataaaacaagataaaaagaGGAACCTGAGATTTAGCATCTTGCCAGAGCCAAAGAGGgtcattatcatcatcagtaGACGAGTTTAAATAGACGAAAACAGGTCCAAACACCTTCTTCCATGCCTCTCCTTCACTAAACTTTGGCACTAGATCTTCCCCTGTGTAGTGTGCACTCATAAACACCTGAGGATCCAGCGTTAAACTTGTCTACATTTATAACGATTTTTAAAGGAAAGAATTTTATATTAATCTGTATGGACTTACAGCAAGAGCAGTAGGTCCAACGTGAGATGTCAAGTTCTGTTTTTGAGGTCCACCGGTTCGATACTCATGGCTAGGAGTTATGAGCCAGAAACCAACCGACGGCTGCTCTGTGCATATCCATCCATGGACAGTAATGTCTTTGTTCTCACATGAGTATTGGTACTTATCATCAACCTAAAACCGGAAGAAAGTAAAAGCAAAGCTTAACAACCTCTCTTTAGTAATCTTGGAAAGGAAGCAAAATGATTAGCATTTTACCTCTCCTTTGAATTGAGGCTCTACAGGATTGACAAGTAGAATAGCTTCAGGGTAAGCCAGAGCTTGGCCTCTGTCAGGTAACCGATCATCAGGCAATGGCATGAACCTCTGCCTATCGTCCGTTACTGCCATGTAGTGAAATCTGCA
Coding sequences within:
- the LOC104739592 gene encoding probable rhamnogalacturonate lyase B, with protein sequence MSSVKLQLHDKGNHVVMDNGIARVTLSKPDGIVTGIEYNGIDNLLEVLNEEVNRGYWDLVWGGSGTAGGFDVIKGTNFEVIMKNEEQIEISFTRKWDASLEGKAVPLNIDKRFVMLSGSSGFYTYAIYEHLKEWPAFSLAETRIAFKLRKEKFHYMAVTDDRQRFMPLPDDRLPDRGQALAYPEAILLVNPVEPQFKGEVDDKYQYSCENKDITVHGWICTEQPSVGFWLITPSHEYRTGGPQKQNLTSHVGPTALAVFMSAHYTGEDLVPKFSEGEAWKKVFGPVFVYLNSSTDDDNDPLWLWQDAKSQMNVETESWPYSFPASDDYVKAEQRGNVVGRLLVQDRYVDKDFIAANRGYVGLAVPGAAGSWQRECKDYQFWTRTDEEGFFYISGIRPGQYNLYAWVPGFIGDYKYDDIITITQGCYIYVEDLVYQPPRNGETLWEIGFPDRSAAEFYVPDPNPKYINKLYQNHPDRFRQYGIWERYAELYPDKDLVYVVGSSDYRKDWFYAQVTRKKDNKTYQGTTWQIKFELKNIDQSHSYTLRVAIASATFSELQIRVNDATASPLFTSGLIGRDNSIARHGIHGLYWLFNVEVAGSKLVEGENTLFLTQPRSTSPFQGIMYDYIRFEAPS